A region from the Rheinheimera mangrovi genome encodes:
- a CDS encoding DUF494 family protein, whose amino-acid sequence MFDILIYLFENYIHNESEIYVNHADLQRELSKAGFHDDDIFKALRWLDSLSALQESHVKPYLTKVNSTAVRIYTVEEQRKLETECQGFLLFLEQINVLDAPTREMVLDRVMDLDQSSVSLDDLKWVVLMVLFNVPGRENAYAQMEDLIFDEPTGPLH is encoded by the coding sequence ATGTTTGATATCCTCATATATTTGTTTGAAAACTATATCCACAATGAGTCAGAAATTTATGTAAATCATGCCGATCTGCAGCGTGAGCTCAGCAAAGCTGGTTTCCATGATGATGATATTTTTAAGGCCCTGCGCTGGCTGGATTCGTTGTCTGCCTTGCAGGAAAGTCATGTTAAGCCCTATTTAACCAAAGTGAATTCGACCGCAGTCCGTATTTACACTGTGGAAGAGCAACGTAAGCTGGAGACTGAGTGTCAGGGTTTCCTGCTGTTTTTGGAACAAATCAACGTGCTGGATGCGCCCACCCGCGAGATGGTATTGGACAGAGTGATGGACCTGGATCAGAGTTCTGTCAGTCTGGACGATTTAAAATGGGTGGTGTTGATGGTGCTGTTTAATGTGCCTGGTCGTGAAAATGCTTATGCCCAGATGGAAGACCTTATTTTTGACGAACCTACAGGGCCGCTGCATTAA
- a CDS encoding IS1182 family transposase, translating into MLRDTSPQQYQLEMVTLEQLVPKDHLVRKIDTAIDFEFIRAEVAHLYCKDNGRPAIDPVVLFKIMLLGYVFGVPSERRLMQEIEVNVAYRWFLRLSLTDKVPDASTLSQNRIRRFNGTDVFQRIFDHIVEQAISRHLIGGRTLYTDSTHLKASANKGKSINKLVSASTSAYIRQLNEAVEEERKVAGKKPLKEKQEQVCELQSIKSSTTDPDSGFMTREGKPQGFFYLDHRTVDGKHGLITDTFATPGNVHDSQPYLARLDRQLERFDLNPVAVGLDAGYNTAMLCHLIQERQIEPVMGYRRPNKGKGLLRKSAFSYEKDSNSYLCPQGQSLQYSTTNRDGYHEYKSDPAICRNCPLLKQCTRSKNQTKVLTRHVFEQAKEAANQTRLSAWGKKIYQRRKETVERSFADAKQHHGHRYARFRGLQNVQMQCLMAGTAQNIKKMALLLAA; encoded by the coding sequence ATGTTACGAGACACATCTCCCCAACAATATCAGCTTGAGATGGTAACTTTGGAGCAACTGGTTCCTAAAGACCATCTGGTTCGTAAGATTGATACTGCTATTGATTTTGAATTTATCCGCGCTGAAGTGGCTCACCTCTATTGCAAAGACAATGGCCGTCCGGCGATTGACCCTGTGGTGCTGTTTAAAATCATGCTGCTCGGTTATGTATTTGGTGTGCCAAGTGAGCGGCGACTGATGCAGGAAATCGAAGTCAATGTAGCCTATCGCTGGTTTTTACGGTTGAGCCTGACGGATAAAGTGCCGGATGCCTCGACCTTAAGCCAGAACCGTATCCGCCGCTTTAATGGCACTGATGTATTTCAGCGTATCTTTGACCATATTGTGGAGCAGGCCATATCCCGCCATCTGATTGGAGGACGCACGCTGTACACCGACAGCACCCATTTAAAAGCCAGTGCGAACAAGGGGAAGTCCATCAATAAACTGGTGTCTGCCAGCACATCTGCGTACATCAGGCAGTTGAATGAAGCGGTTGAGGAGGAGCGTAAAGTCGCCGGAAAAAAGCCGCTGAAGGAGAAGCAAGAACAGGTCTGTGAACTGCAATCTATCAAGAGTAGCACCACGGACCCGGACAGTGGATTTATGACACGCGAAGGCAAGCCACAAGGCTTCTTCTACCTGGACCACAGAACCGTCGACGGCAAACATGGCCTTATCACCGATACCTTTGCAACCCCTGGTAATGTGCACGACAGTCAACCTTACCTTGCCCGATTAGACCGGCAACTGGAGCGTTTTGACCTGAACCCGGTGGCGGTCGGATTAGATGCTGGCTACAACACGGCCATGTTGTGTCACTTAATTCAAGAGCGCCAGATTGAACCTGTGATGGGGTATCGTCGACCGAATAAAGGCAAGGGACTGCTGCGTAAAAGTGCGTTCAGCTATGAGAAAGACAGCAACAGCTACCTCTGCCCACAAGGTCAGAGTCTTCAGTACAGCACCACCAACCGTGATGGATACCACGAATACAAATCAGACCCGGCGATATGCAGGAATTGTCCGTTACTCAAACAATGCACGCGCAGTAAAAACCAGACCAAAGTGTTGACGCGGCATGTGTTTGAGCAAGCCAAAGAAGCCGCAAACCAGACGAGACTCAGCGCTTGGGGTAAGAAAATCTACCAACGACGAAAAGAGACGGTAGAGCGTAGCTTCGCAGACGCTAAACAACATCATGGTCACCGATATGCACGCTTCAGAGGATTACAGAACGTACAAATGCAATGCCTGATGGCAGGCACCGCGCAAAACATCAAAAAAATGGCGTTGCTACTGGCCGCCTGA
- the dprA gene encoding DNA-processing protein DprA, with amino-acid sequence MDDLEHWIRLAAIPSMDRLKHQQWAELVTAADFHQLDDVQLQQLGFTAGQIQCHRAIRPQRIEDCLQWLQASPDHHFIRYIDPLYPELLSQIKQPPFALFIKGNPALLNEAQIAIVGSRQPTATGKQVAFNFAADLCRLGLTVTSGMAKGIDGCSHRGALSVGGNTIAVLGHGFDSVYPPAHKELAGDIANSGALVSEFLPDVPPKGEHFPLRNRIVVGLSLGTLVVEAALKSGSLISAGYAAEYSRELFVIPGSIYNLQAAGCHQLIQQGAKLTTCVADIIEEWSFLQNNSLSTVKDKEKKLQTDLFDDSLLANVGDEATAIDLIAERSGLSVAQVSIELLQLELAGEVAAVPGGYIRVRRA; translated from the coding sequence ATGGATGACCTCGAGCATTGGATCCGTTTAGCAGCTATACCATCTATGGACAGGCTGAAGCATCAGCAGTGGGCAGAGCTGGTCACTGCCGCAGATTTCCATCAGTTGGATGATGTTCAACTGCAGCAGCTTGGGTTTACTGCAGGCCAGATTCAGTGCCACAGGGCAATCAGGCCACAGCGTATAGAAGATTGTCTGCAGTGGCTGCAAGCCAGCCCGGATCATCATTTTATCCGTTACATAGACCCACTTTATCCAGAATTACTCAGCCAGATTAAACAGCCGCCTTTTGCCTTGTTTATCAAAGGCAATCCGGCTTTGTTAAACGAAGCACAGATTGCGATAGTCGGCAGTCGTCAGCCGACTGCTACAGGCAAGCAAGTGGCTTTTAATTTTGCGGCTGACTTATGTCGTTTAGGTTTAACTGTCACCAGCGGCATGGCCAAAGGCATAGATGGCTGCAGTCACAGAGGGGCTTTGTCAGTAGGTGGCAATACCATAGCAGTGCTTGGCCATGGTTTTGATTCAGTGTATCCGCCTGCGCATAAAGAACTGGCCGGCGACATTGCCAACAGCGGTGCTTTGGTTTCAGAGTTTTTGCCTGACGTGCCTCCGAAAGGAGAGCATTTTCCACTGCGCAATCGTATTGTGGTCGGCTTAAGCTTGGGTACTTTAGTGGTAGAGGCCGCGCTTAAAAGTGGGTCTTTAATCAGCGCAGGTTATGCCGCAGAGTACAGTCGTGAACTCTTTGTGATTCCGGGTTCCATCTACAATCTGCAGGCTGCGGGCTGCCATCAGCTTATTCAGCAAGGTGCTAAATTAACCACTTGTGTCGCCGATATCATAGAAGAATGGAGCTTTTTACAAAATAACAGTCTAAGTACTGTAAAGGACAAAGAAAAAAAATTACAAACAGACTTGTTTGACGACAGCTTGTTGGCTAACGTAGGTGATGAGGCCACTGCAATTGATCTAATAGCAGAGCGTAGTGGTTTATCTGTAGCGCAAGTCTCAATTGAATTACTTCAACTGGAATTGGCCGGTGAAGTGGCAGCAGTACCTGGTGGTTACATCAGAGTGAGGAGGGCCTGA
- a CDS encoding TrkH family potassium uptake protein, producing the protein MQYRSIIRILGLLVTIFSITMLPPAFVAYWYQDGAGVPFLLSFFLSLLIGFVVWYPNRNEKSELKVREGFLIVVLFWTVLGAVGALPFWLTENPDMDLAASMFESFSGLTTTGATVLTGLESLPKAILYYRQQMQWFGGMGIIVLAVAILPMLGVGGMQLYRAETPGPVKDNKMTPRIADTAKHLWFIYLGITIACAVSFYVAGMSVFDAICHAFSTVAVGGFSTYDASIGYFNSVSINMICAIFLLISSVNFPLHFAAVRGKNIRTYWRDPEFKAFVAIQLALMLLCFLVLLEERIYPDWQNALNHGFFQAVSMSTTAGFSTASFSSWPLFLPILLIFASFIGGCAGSTAGGLKVVRVLLLFLQGKRELNRLVHPRAVYSIKLGRRPVPDRIVEAVWGFFAAYAFVFVVIMLLLLLVGMDNISAFTATAACLNNLGPGLGEVAANFASVPDAGKWVLVVAMIFGRLEIFTLLVLFTAAFWKD; encoded by the coding sequence ATGCAATACCGTTCCATCATTCGTATTTTAGGTCTGCTGGTTACCATCTTCAGTATTACCATGTTGCCTCCTGCCTTTGTTGCCTATTGGTATCAAGACGGCGCTGGAGTGCCCTTTTTATTGTCTTTTTTCTTGTCCTTACTGATTGGTTTTGTCGTCTGGTATCCAAACCGCAATGAAAAGTCTGAACTGAAAGTACGGGAAGGTTTTTTAATAGTGGTGCTGTTCTGGACCGTATTAGGTGCAGTAGGGGCTTTACCTTTCTGGCTGACCGAAAATCCGGATATGGATCTGGCTGCCAGTATGTTTGAGTCTTTTTCAGGCTTAACCACCACAGGTGCTACAGTGCTGACCGGTTTAGAAAGTCTGCCCAAAGCTATTTTGTATTATCGCCAGCAAATGCAGTGGTTCGGTGGTATGGGGATCATCGTATTGGCTGTGGCTATACTGCCGATGTTAGGGGTGGGTGGTATGCAGTTGTATAGGGCTGAAACTCCGGGTCCGGTCAAAGATAACAAAATGACACCCCGTATCGCTGATACCGCCAAGCATCTGTGGTTTATCTATCTGGGTATTACTATCGCTTGTGCTGTCTCTTTTTATGTCGCAGGTATGAGTGTTTTTGATGCGATTTGCCATGCATTTTCTACCGTAGCTGTAGGAGGTTTTTCAACCTACGACGCCAGTATTGGTTATTTTAACAGCGTCAGTATTAATATGATTTGTGCCATCTTTTTATTGATTAGTTCAGTCAATTTTCCTCTGCACTTTGCCGCTGTACGAGGCAAAAACATTAGAACCTATTGGCGCGATCCAGAGTTTAAAGCCTTTGTTGCTATTCAGTTGGCGTTGATGCTGCTGTGTTTTTTGGTGCTTTTAGAAGAGCGGATTTATCCGGACTGGCAAAATGCGTTAAACCATGGTTTTTTTCAGGCTGTGTCTATGTCCACTACTGCGGGTTTCTCTACCGCAAGTTTTTCCAGCTGGCCGTTGTTTTTGCCTATTCTGTTAATCTTCGCCAGCTTTATCGGCGGTTGTGCTGGTTCTACTGCTGGTGGTTTAAAAGTAGTGCGGGTACTGCTGCTATTTTTACAGGGTAAAAGGGAGTTAAACCGGTTAGTGCATCCACGGGCTGTCTATTCGATCAAACTTGGCCGTCGGCCAGTACCGGATCGGATAGTGGAAGCCGTCTGGGGGTTCTTTGCTGCTTACGCTTTTGTCTTTGTAGTTATTATGTTGCTGCTGCTTTTGGTCGGTATGGACAATATCAGCGCTTTTACTGCTACCGCCGCCTGTTTAAACAACTTAGGCCCTGGTCTGGGTGAAGTGGCCGCCAACTTTGCCTCAGTGCCTGATGCGGGCAAGTGGGTGTTGGTGGTCGCTATGATCTTTGGTCGTTTAGAGATTTTTACCTTGTTGGTGCTGTTTACTGCCGCGTTCTGGAAAGATTAA
- the fmt gene encoding methionyl-tRNA formyltransferase, with amino-acid sequence MTTPLRIIFAGTPDFAARHLAALLDSPHQVIAVYSQPDRPAGRGHQLQQSPVKQLALQHDIPVYQPKSLKKAAAQQELAALNADLMIVVAYGLILPQAVLDAPRLGCINVHGSLLPRWRGAAPIQRAIWAGDAESGVTIMQMDIGLDTGAMLSKVSTPIAADETSTSLYDKLALTGPVALVDALANLQALQAQAQPQQDHLANYAEKLSKEEALLDFSKPAIALEREIRAFNPWPMSYLQLGAQQLKIWRAVTEPGSGQAGQVLRVDKKGIAIQTSDGVLVITELQPAGKKAMKVMDFLNGRADWFQPGQMLSGTHE; translated from the coding sequence TTGACCACTCCTTTACGTATTATTTTTGCGGGCACACCAGATTTTGCTGCCCGCCATCTCGCCGCCCTGCTGGATTCCCCTCATCAGGTGATTGCCGTCTACAGTCAACCCGACAGACCTGCAGGTCGTGGTCATCAGTTACAACAAAGCCCGGTGAAACAACTGGCATTGCAACATGATATTCCGGTGTATCAGCCGAAGTCGTTAAAAAAGGCCGCTGCTCAACAAGAATTAGCGGCGTTAAATGCCGATCTGATGATAGTGGTCGCTTATGGCCTGATCCTGCCTCAAGCTGTGCTCGATGCTCCACGTTTAGGTTGTATCAATGTGCATGGCTCGTTATTACCACGCTGGCGCGGTGCTGCACCTATTCAACGCGCCATTTGGGCCGGTGACGCCGAATCTGGCGTGACTATTATGCAAATGGATATAGGCCTAGATACAGGCGCTATGTTGAGCAAAGTCAGCACCCCTATAGCAGCAGATGAAACCAGTACCAGCCTGTACGACAAACTGGCTCTGACCGGCCCTGTCGCTTTAGTGGATGCTCTGGCTAATCTGCAAGCTCTGCAAGCCCAAGCTCAGCCACAGCAGGATCATTTGGCGAACTACGCCGAAAAATTGTCCAAAGAAGAAGCTTTGTTAGATTTCAGCAAGCCAGCCATAGCCCTTGAACGCGAAATCCGCGCTTTTAACCCATGGCCAATGAGCTATCTGCAACTGGGTGCTCAGCAGCTAAAAATCTGGCGCGCAGTAACAGAACCAGGTTCAGGCCAAGCAGGCCAAGTCTTGCGGGTCGATAAAAAAGGCATAGCTATTCAAACTAGTGATGGCGTGTTGGTAATCACCGAATTACAACCTGCCGGAAAAAAAGCCATGAAAGTAATGGATTTTCTCAATGGCCGCGCCGACTGGTTTCAACCAGGACAGATGCTGAGTGGCACTCATGAGTAA
- the trkA gene encoding Trk system potassium transporter TrkA, with protein sequence MKIIILGAGQVGGTLAENLVGEQNDITVVDTNIEKLRALQDRYDLQVVHGHSAHPDILKRAGAEDADMIIAVTSSDEVNIVACQVAYSIFNTPLKIARIRTNQYLKYRDQLFNKDDMPVDHFISPETLVTDYIKRLIDYPGALQVVEFAEGRVSLVAVKAYYGGLLVGHALSTLKQHMPHVDARVAAIYRRGHAIKPLGTTVIEADDEVFFVAATKHIRAVMSELQKLEKSYHRIMIAGGGNVGYGLARALEKNHSVKLIERSKERAEYLSSALDNTVVYVGDASDPELLEEENIEQVDVFLAVTNDDEANIMSAMLAKRMGAQKTMVLIKRGAYVDLLQGGEVDIAVSPQQATISALLTHIRRGDIVNVYSLRRGAAEAIEAVAHGDKSTSKVVGQAIGQIKLPPGATIGAIVRGDEVLIAHDNVVIETDDHVILFLVDKKYITEVERLFQVSAIFI encoded by the coding sequence ATGAAAATTATAATTCTGGGTGCAGGTCAGGTAGGTGGCACTTTAGCGGAAAACCTGGTCGGTGAACAAAACGACATTACTGTCGTTGACACCAATATTGAAAAGCTACGCGCCCTGCAAGACAGATACGATTTGCAGGTGGTGCATGGCCATAGTGCGCACCCGGATATTTTAAAACGTGCCGGGGCTGAAGACGCCGATATGATTATTGCAGTCACCAGCAGCGACGAAGTAAACATTGTCGCTTGTCAGGTGGCCTACAGTATTTTTAATACACCGCTGAAAATTGCCCGTATCCGTACTAACCAGTATCTGAAATACCGCGACCAGTTGTTTAACAAAGACGATATGCCAGTCGACCACTTTATTTCCCCTGAAACCCTGGTCACCGACTATATCAAACGCTTGATCGACTACCCTGGCGCTTTGCAGGTGGTGGAGTTTGCCGAAGGCCGTGTCAGCTTAGTAGCGGTAAAAGCCTATTATGGTGGTCTGCTTGTCGGCCATGCCTTATCGACCTTAAAACAGCATATGCCGCATGTGGATGCCCGTGTTGCCGCTATCTATCGTCGTGGTCATGCGATTAAGCCCTTAGGCACTACGGTAATAGAAGCGGACGACGAAGTATTTTTTGTCGCAGCCACTAAACATATCCGCGCTGTGATGAGCGAGCTGCAAAAGCTGGAGAAAAGCTATCACCGCATTATGATAGCCGGTGGTGGTAACGTAGGTTATGGTTTGGCTCGCGCCTTAGAGAAAAACCATAGCGTGAAGCTGATTGAACGCAGTAAAGAGCGAGCTGAATACCTGTCCAGTGCTTTGGACAATACAGTGGTTTATGTCGGCGATGCGTCAGACCCTGAATTGCTGGAAGAAGAAAACATCGAACAGGTGGACGTGTTTTTAGCGGTCACCAATGACGATGAAGCCAATATTATGTCCGCCATGCTGGCCAAACGTATGGGCGCACAAAAAACCATGGTGCTGATTAAACGCGGCGCTTATGTGGATTTGCTGCAAGGCGGCGAAGTAGATATAGCGGTATCACCACAACAAGCTACTATTTCAGCCCTGCTGACCCATATCCGTCGTGGTGACATAGTGAACGTTTACTCACTGCGCAGAGGAGCTGCAGAAGCCATTGAGGCTGTTGCTCATGGTGATAAATCAACGTCAAAAGTAGTAGGTCAGGCCATAGGCCAGATTAAACTGCCACCAGGCGCAACCATAGGCGCCATAGTGCGTGGCGACGAAGTATTAATAGCTCACGATAACGTAGTGATTGAAACTGACGACCATGTGATTTTATTTCTGGTGGATAAAAAGTACATCACCGAGGTAGAACGCTTATTCCAGGTCAGCGCGATATTTATTTGA
- a CDS encoding DNA topoisomerase family protein — MSQSDDTLFQHEKTAEPCPLCGHALQIKSGKNGPFLGCSNYPACNYLKALHPHENTVVKVLEDQLCPECGNELAVKNGRYGMFIGCSNYPHCHFVVHADEPEASDLACPECKKGQLLERTSKYGKAFYGCSRYPDCKCLLNFKPVEGQCQFCNYPLLMEKPSASGVKLLCASKKCQKVQGS, encoded by the coding sequence ATGTCCCAGTCTGACGATACACTTTTTCAACACGAAAAAACCGCAGAGCCTTGTCCTCTGTGCGGCCATGCCTTGCAGATTAAAAGTGGCAAAAACGGACCTTTTTTAGGCTGTAGCAACTATCCAGCCTGTAATTACCTGAAGGCTCTGCATCCGCATGAAAATACAGTAGTTAAAGTGCTGGAAGATCAACTTTGTCCAGAATGCGGAAACGAATTAGCGGTGAAAAATGGCCGCTACGGTATGTTTATTGGTTGCAGTAATTACCCGCATTGTCATTTTGTGGTGCATGCCGATGAACCTGAAGCCAGTGATCTGGCTTGCCCTGAATGCAAAAAAGGGCAGTTGCTGGAGCGGACCAGTAAATACGGCAAAGCCTTTTACGGTTGCAGCAGATACCCGGACTGCAAATGCCTGCTGAACTTTAAGCCAGTCGAAGGACAATGCCAGTTCTGTAATTATCCACTTTTGATGGAAAAACCTTCAGCTTCTGGTGTGAAGTTACTTTGTGCCAGTAAGAAATGTCAGAAAGTGCAGGGCAGTTAA
- the def gene encoding peptide deformylase — MTVLTVLHYPDDRLRTVAAAVPEVTAEIKQLTADMLDTMYAENGIGLAATQVNVHKRVVVIDISENRDEPMIFINPEIIAKSGDTEYEEGCLSVPQSYAKVERAAAVTVKAQNSKGEWFEIQAEGLLAICLQHELDHLMGKLFIDYLSPLKRDRIKKKLEKEARLAAR, encoded by the coding sequence ATGACAGTATTAACAGTTTTACATTATCCAGACGACCGTTTACGCACAGTAGCCGCTGCTGTGCCTGAAGTTACGGCCGAAATTAAGCAACTGACAGCAGATATGCTGGACACTATGTATGCCGAAAATGGCATAGGCTTAGCCGCCACTCAGGTCAATGTGCACAAGCGTGTTGTCGTGATCGATATTTCAGAAAACCGTGACGAGCCGATGATTTTTATCAATCCGGAAATCATTGCCAAAAGTGGTGACACTGAATACGAAGAAGGCTGTTTGTCTGTGCCGCAAAGCTACGCCAAAGTAGAACGCGCCGCCGCAGTGACAGTCAAAGCGCAAAACAGCAAAGGCGAGTGGTTTGAAATTCAGGCTGAAGGTTTACTGGCGATTTGTTTACAGCACGAGCTGGACCATTTAATGGGCAAATTGTTTATAGATTATTTATCGCCATTAAAACGTGACCGTATTAAGAAAAAGCTGGAAAAAGAAGCTCGTCTGGCAGCCCGTTAA
- the rsmB gene encoding 16S rRNA (cytosine(967)-C(5))-methyltransferase RsmB, producing MSKNLRALAATACYQVVDQGKSLSEVLHKAQQELESPLDKALLQEICFGVMRYLPQLETVCQKLMDKPLVKHLRPLQFLIYVGLYQLKFLRVPDHAAIGETVEAARALKGQSLTGLINAVLRSVQRQPEVFDFQEAPLPVRYNHPGWIIQLLQQAYPQQWQQILDENQQKAPLWLRVNQLRTTPEAYLAALAEQGIAASQPFAYLPCALLLEQASDVTLLPGYADGWFSVQDGAAQHAAYFLGARNNDSVLDACCAPGGKTCHILELAPEADVLALDKDPRRLDRVYDNLDRLGLDARVMAADAADPDDWAGFQTFDRILLDVPCSATGVIRRHPDIRWLRKKTDIAPLVELQQQILRNIWPLLKPDAALLYATCSVLPEENLQQIQAFLAEHPDAKLIPLADSHPDLHWQILPGQQQMDGFFYAKLRKTKR from the coding sequence ATGAGTAAAAATTTACGCGCTCTGGCGGCAACAGCCTGTTATCAGGTGGTGGATCAGGGTAAATCCTTATCAGAAGTTCTGCACAAAGCTCAGCAAGAGCTGGAATCCCCTTTAGATAAAGCCCTGCTGCAGGAAATCTGTTTTGGCGTGATGCGCTATTTGCCTCAGCTGGAAACTGTCTGTCAGAAGCTGATGGATAAACCTCTGGTCAAACACTTGCGACCGCTGCAGTTTTTAATTTACGTCGGTTTGTATCAGCTGAAATTTTTACGGGTACCAGACCATGCCGCCATAGGCGAAACCGTAGAAGCAGCCCGCGCCTTAAAAGGCCAAAGTCTGACAGGCTTAATTAACGCCGTATTACGTTCAGTGCAGCGCCAGCCAGAAGTCTTTGATTTTCAGGAAGCCCCTTTACCAGTCCGCTACAATCATCCGGGCTGGATTATTCAGTTGCTGCAACAGGCGTATCCGCAGCAGTGGCAGCAAATACTGGATGAAAATCAGCAAAAAGCGCCGTTATGGCTGAGGGTCAATCAGTTACGTACTACACCCGAAGCTTATCTGGCCGCTCTTGCTGAACAAGGCATAGCAGCCAGTCAGCCTTTTGCTTATTTACCTTGTGCCCTACTTCTGGAGCAGGCTTCTGATGTGACCTTATTACCAGGTTATGCCGATGGCTGGTTTTCAGTACAGGATGGTGCAGCTCAGCATGCGGCTTATTTCCTGGGTGCGCGCAATAACGATTCGGTATTAGATGCCTGCTGCGCTCCTGGTGGCAAAACCTGCCATATTCTGGAGCTTGCGCCAGAAGCTGATGTATTAGCGCTGGATAAAGACCCACGCCGTTTAGACAGGGTGTACGACAATCTGGACCGCTTAGGTTTAGATGCCCGGGTGATGGCCGCTGACGCTGCAGACCCGGATGATTGGGCAGGCTTCCAGACCTTTGACCGCATATTGCTGGACGTGCCATGTTCAGCCACTGGCGTGATCCGTCGCCACCCTGATATTCGCTGGCTGCGGAAGAAAACCGATATAGCGCCATTAGTCGAGTTGCAGCAACAAATTTTGCGCAATATCTGGCCTTTGTTAAAGCCTGATGCTGCATTGTTGTATGCCACCTGCTCTGTGTTGCCGGAAGAAAACCTGCAACAAATTCAGGCCTTTTTAGCAGAACATCCAGATGCAAAATTGATCCCCTTGGCCGACAGTCACCCGGACTTGCACTGGCAAATTTTGCCAGGCCAGCAGCAAATGGATGGTTTCTTTTATGCCAAACTTCGCAAGACAAAGCGGTAA
- a CDS encoding LysM peptidoglycan-binding domain-containing protein — protein sequence MRQQLLAILVSFSVFFSTILLADELKLKADAPTLYQVKAGDTLWDIAGLYLQHPWLWPRLWKLNPQVNNPHLIYPGDELHLQFDADGQPILTLNSQRVTASSSEVTQSQSNSTAAGTIKLTPQIRRIAKADKAVPLVSLAGIAPFLSEEQLVSEDQLESLPYVLGGKDNVKNAVSGHLLYVQGELDQTQRYGIYRQGEVYEDPQSGNVLGYEAILMAEAKVLPPAMVDEQQISRIEVQKSRREVKQGDRLLPMPQQSVYPDFFQLQSPETVVSGVIVDSASEWREFAKGEIVLLNQGQNAQLQPGHLLGIFRPSPAVVDFCDKPSYPEDSDKLQRILHEVVGSADEMPTELVGQLMIVKVSEHSSFAMILRTEQPVRVGDLIGNL from the coding sequence ATGCGACAGCAGCTTCTTGCTATTTTAGTCAGCTTCTCTGTGTTTTTCAGTACTATTCTGCTGGCTGATGAGCTGAAACTCAAGGCTGATGCGCCTACCTTGTATCAGGTCAAGGCGGGCGACACCTTATGGGATATAGCGGGTTTGTATTTGCAGCACCCCTGGTTGTGGCCGCGTTTATGGAAGTTAAACCCCCAAGTGAATAATCCTCATCTGATTTATCCCGGTGATGAGTTGCATTTGCAGTTTGATGCCGACGGTCAGCCGATACTGACTTTAAATAGCCAGCGAGTGACAGCCAGCAGCTCCGAAGTTACTCAATCCCAAAGCAATAGCACAGCTGCAGGCACTATCAAATTAACCCCTCAAATTCGACGTATAGCAAAAGCAGACAAAGCAGTGCCTTTAGTCTCACTTGCCGGAATAGCGCCTTTTTTATCGGAAGAGCAACTGGTATCTGAGGATCAACTGGAAAGCCTGCCTTATGTGTTGGGTGGCAAGGATAACGTGAAAAATGCTGTATCCGGTCATCTGCTTTATGTTCAGGGGGAGCTGGATCAAACTCAGCGTTATGGCATTTACCGGCAGGGGGAAGTCTACGAAGACCCACAAAGCGGTAATGTATTGGGTTATGAAGCCATATTAATGGCAGAAGCAAAAGTCTTGCCGCCCGCCATGGTGGACGAGCAACAAATCAGCCGGATTGAAGTGCAAAAATCCAGACGTGAAGTGAAACAAGGTGACAGGTTGTTACCTATGCCACAGCAGTCTGTGTATCCGGACTTTTTTCAACTGCAATCGCCAGAAACTGTAGTTTCCGGAGTGATAGTGGATAGCGCATCTGAATGGCGCGAGTTTGCCAAAGGCGAAATTGTGCTGCTGAATCAAGGCCAGAACGCTCAGCTACAACCTGGTCATTTGCTGGGGATATTCCGTCCGTCGCCCGCAGTGGTTGATTTTTGCGATAAACCTTCGTATCCGGAAGACAGCGACAAGCTCCAGCGCATTTTGCATGAAGTGGTAGGTTCTGCCGATGAAATGCCCACCGAATTAGTGGGCCAGCTGATGATAGTCAAAGTGAGTGAACACAGCAGTTTTGCGATGATTTTACGCACAGAACAACCGGTACGGGTGGGTGATTTAATAGGTAATCTCTAG